CCTCCACATGCCATCAATACGATAGCCATAAGACCAAACAGCAAAAACAGTAAACTTTTCTTCATAAATTTTACCCCCTTATTTTATAAAGCGCTTTCAAACAATGAATAAAATACAAGTTCTTTGTTCTATTCACCTCCAACATAGAATAGATACTATCCAACTAATTGTAAGCATTTTCAATTTTAAATGTTAAATAAAGATTTTATCTCCATAAAAAGATTAACATCTACATGAAAACTTGTCAATGATTTATCGTTATATGTTTTTCTCATATACGTATATGAGAAAAACATTCAATATTTACACACAAAGACTAAGAATTACTTCATTTCTGTATGATTTAAATAGTAATTGCAAGCACTAACATTTACTAAATAATCATGTTGTCATTAGTTAGATAATAGCATTTTTATTAATGGTTGTCAATAATCTTCCAATAATTTTATTAACATATACGTATATGAATTTAAGTTGATAATGTGATTTAGTTATAAAATAGAAATAACAATATCAGCATCATTTATTGCTTTAGAATTTAATTAACGAGTTATTATATTTAAATAGTAATTTCACTCCTTATCATTTATTTTTAACTTAATAAGTGTCGCAAACCCTTTCTTAGTAAACATTATATTACTTACAAAAAGCAGATCAGTGAGCGCCTTTTGATATCATTGAAAGCGCATACTTCATGTCACTAATATATTACACTTATTCGTACATGTCAACAAAATTTTATTAAACGCTACTACTTATTAATATTTCTTTAAAATTAAAAATTACTTATTAAATTTATCATATTTTATAACGGATCTAATCTGTGTTTACCAGAATACAAAAAAATCGCTCGACATATTAGTTTATGCGAACGACTTTTACAAAAATATTCTTGGTTCAAGTTAATCTATGTGCCAGTAATCTTAATTGTTTTGATATATATCATATTGTCATAAGCTAGTCTGATGAATGTATAACACGTAATTACTATGAAGATACCAAAATAACTACACTTCTATCGCTTGATGTTTAGTTTCTCGATCGGGTATTTAATAGTATCCTGTTTTAGGTTGTTTACTAGTAGTAATCCCGTACAGCGATCACGAATGTGCTGTGCTTCGTTTAAACTCGATTGTATCAGCTGATCCGACAAGCCTAATGCATCTGTGGTTGAGGGACCTCCAATGCTATCAAGCATGCTTCTTAATTCTTTAGCTGATGGTAATTCGTCAATCATTAACTTGATTTCAGGCCAGGACTCTATTAATTCTTTTGTATACTTTTTATTGGGATTCAAATCATTTAATTCCAACTGATTTGCCATTTGTTTATATAAGTCTGAAATAATCGCTGTCGCTACACCAACCTTTGCACCATGCAAAAGCTGTTCTGCATCCTTTTGGATTAAATCCATTTCCCAATAATGTGATAAATGATGTTCTCCGCCAGATGCTGGCCTTGAAAAATCTAATATGAGCATGACAAGTCCTGATTCAATTAATGCTTGTATTAATACCTTGATTCCTTCTTCATCATGTGCCGCTATTTTATCTATCTGGTGCACACATGTTTCTAATGATTTTCTTGTCATCTCAGCCGCTATTGAATAATAAGGTTCTTGACCTACTAAATCTGATATTTTCCAATCTAGTAGAGATGTATACTTCCCTAAAATATCACCGAAACCTGCAGCAGTTAGTTCTTCGGGTGCTGCAACTAACACATCTAAGTCAGCGAACACTGCTAATGGCGATGCTGTTTGAATGGTTGTTTTTACACCACGTAATATTAGTGGTGCTCCTTTAGAAGTAAACCCATCAACTGAAGCAGCTGTTGGAATTGAAATAAAAGGTTTTCCCATTTTATTACTCACAAAACGTACCGTGTCATGTATTGTTCCGGATCCAACAGCTAAAAATGCTTGTGCATTAGATGGTGTTTCAACTAATAATTGTACAAGTGCTTCCTCGTTAGCAAGCACTTGACCATGTTGATTTTCTTTTAACAAAACTATTTTATAGCTAATTTTTTCTTTTTCTAAAAGTTTCTCCAATTGTTGACCCGCTGCCTTGTAAGTTGGTTGGTCAACAACCATAACGACTTGTAATAAGTTTTTTTCTTTTAGAAACGGCGCAATTTTTAATAAAGCATTCTTTTCAACCGTAAGTTCGGGAAGCACAATATCTTCCACGCCGACTTCCTTCATTAACTGATGCATCTGTATTGGGATTTCCATATTTATTCCTCCTCTATAAGACAAGAAGTCGATAAGGAAGATCCCTATCGACTTAACTTTCTATTTTACATGCAAGACAACAACAGACATTGCTGGTAATTCAATTGTCACTTTATCTTCGTTAACTTTTATAGCCTTGAAGTCAACAGGTTTAATTTTATCTGGGTTTTCAAACGAATTATAATCATTCATTTTTTCCGAAGTAACCACTTCGCCTGTTACATCCGAAAAGTCTACGCCGCGTAAGTCTAAATCTAACGTTACCTTTTCATCTTTATCTAAATTACACAAACTAATATTAACAACACCATTTGCCTTCGAAGCAGAGGCACTTACTTGTGGATATTCTTTTCCATCAATCTCAAGCATTTTCGTATCAATATCCAAAGCGATTCGCTCAGCGTCTTGGTGAACTTTATACATATTAAAAATATGATAAGTTGGTGTTAATAGCATTTTATCTTCTTCCGTTAAAACCATTGCTTGAATAACGTTTACCATTTGTGCAATATTAGCCATTTGAACACGCTCATTGTGATTATTAAATATATTTAATGTCACACCTGCAATCAATGCATCACGTACTGTGTTTTGTTGGTACAAGAAACCAGGATTAGTTCCAGGTTCTACATCATACCAACCACCCCATTCGTCTACAATTAAATGCACACGTTTTTCAGGGTCATACTTATCCATAATTGTACTATGTTTTTCAATTAACTCTTCCATATAGACAGTTTTCTGCATGGACACTTCCCATTCGGTTTCAGAGAAATTTGTAGCTGATCCCTTATTTTCAAATCCGCCTGGATGTACATAATAGTGTAAGCTTAAACCATCCATTAAATGTGTCGCATCACGCATTAACACTTCAGTCCAATTATAGTCATCTACGTTCGGTCCACCAGCAATTTTAAAGATTTTATTATCGCCATAGTTACGTACGTACGTTTGAAAACGTCGATACAAATCTGCGTAGTATTGCGGACGCATGTTACCACCACAACCCCAATTTTCATTCCCTACACCAAAGTACGTTAGTTTCCATGCTTCTTCTTTTCCATTTTCTTTACGCCAATTAGCCATTGGCGATTCTCCATCAAATGTCATGTATTCAACCCACTCTGACATTTCTTGAACTGTTCCACTTCCTACATTTCCGTTAATATATGGTTCTGTTTCAAGTAGATCACATAACATCATAAATTCATGTGTCCCAAAATGGTTATTCTCTACAAGACCACCCCAGTGCGTGTTAACCATACGTTTTCTTCCTTCACGTGGTCCAATTCCGTCTTTCCAATGATACTCATCAGCAAAGCAACCACCAGGCCAACGAAGAATAGGGATATTCAATTCTTTTAATGCATGAAGTACATCATTACGAATTCCATTTGTATTTGGAATCGGCGAGTCTTCCCCTACCCATAAACCTTCATAAATACATCTACCTAAGTGCTCAGAAAATTGACCATAAATATTTTTATTTATAATTCCTCTTGACACATCTGCATTGACAACAACTTTCGTTTCCATTTAAGCACCTCATTATTATTTATTAAAAATTTAAGCTACTGTTACTTTTAGCAGTATCGCTGCATGCGGACGAAGTTCAAAAGATATTTTATCATGAGCTACGTTCACCTCATTTTCTTCCCATAAGTCTTCTATTTGCAGAACATCTTTTCCGTTGATTTCTAATTCGTTCCATGTTACAGCTATATCTGTTTTTATTTCACCTATATTAAAAAGTGCAACATAGATCAAACCGTCTGAACCTCTAGTAGTCCAAGTTACCTTTTCATCTTCCCTGTAGACCTGACGCGCATTATAGCTAGTTTGATACATGTGTAGCACTTTTTTGTTTGTTAACAAGGAATTAGTAAATGTATCATTATCCCTTAATTCGCCACCAAACATTAGTGGAGAACGAAAAATCATCCACAATGTCATCATCGTGATCTGTTCATCTTTCGTAAACCTAGTATAGCGATCACTAGCACCACCATCTACAGATCGAATCCCAATATGTCCTAATGGTAGCATATCAGCATCAGGCCAATGACCTGGCCCTGCATTCTTACTCCACTTATAGCAACGATCAAACATGTCATAAAGCGGTGGCCACATATCCCAAAAATCATCCGTCATACGCCACATATTTGCATTCTCTTCTAATAAACTAGCATTTTCTAATGATGCAGGACCTGGTGATAGACTCAATACCATCGGACGTCCACATCGATCAATGGCTTTTCGAATCATTTTAATCTCATCGACGTGTGCTCCATATATTTTCGAATCGGCGATATCATCCACTTTAACAAAGTCCACATTCCATTCTACATATAACTGGAACAGCGAATCGTAATAGGCTTGCGCACCTTCTTTAGTATGATCTATCCCATACATATCTGTGTTCCACGGGCAAATGGAATTCGGCTTTGCGATTTCTCTAGCCGTTACATTCGTACCTAAAAGATTAGTATCTTGATGAACAGCTTGTCGCGGAATACCACGCATAATGTGAATTCCGAATTTCAAACCGAGATCGTGTATATAATCCGCAAGTGGCTTGAATCCCCTTCCAGCTGCTGAAGACGGAAAGCGGTTCTCAGCTGGAATTAAACGTGAATACTGATCCATTTTAAGCGGAATAAACGGACGATAAGCAGAGGATACTGCACCTGATTCTGACCACTGAATATCTACAACAACATATTCCCATCCAGAATCTTTTAAGTACGTAGCCATATAATCGGCATTACCTTTTACTTCTTCTTCTGTAACAGTTGCACCATAACAATCCCAACTGTTCCAACCCATCGGTGGAGTCATTGCATATTGATGATGTTTCATAAGCAGATCACCTTTTATTATTTATTTTTTCAAACGAATAACATTCCATGACGCCTTACCTAGTAATGCCGATAGTGAACCATCGCTCAGTTTAGATTCCTTATTAAAATTAGGAGAAACAGCTTGATGTGATGCCGTATTAACTGCTTTCATATCATCATTCTCCAAAACAATATGCTCAACTAATTGATAATCTTCAAAACTTCTAACATCTATATCTATTGGAATAGATGATTCTAGATGTTTATTAACTATGAAAATAGTTACTTCTTCCTTCTCTTCATTGTAAACAGCTGCACTATCAATATAAGGTACGTCTGTAAAGTCCTTACTGTCATATTTAGGTGAGGTTAAGATTGGTTTTAACGAGAAACCTCTTCCATAGATAGAAGCATGCATGTACGGATAAAAGATAGTCTGCTTCCAAGATCGACCATTATTTTCTGTCATAATTGGAGCGATTACATTAACCAACTGTGCTAAACATGCCATTTTCACACGATCGGCATGTTGTAAAAATGTAATTAACATACTTCCCACTAGTAAAGCATCTTCAAAATTATAATGATCCTCTAATTGTGGCGGAGCGATTGACCACGGTTCAATTTTTTTATCTGCATCATTTGAATGATACCAAACGTTCCACTCGTCAAAGCTTAGATTAATAGATTTTTTGCTACGATGTTTTGCTTTAATATAATCACATGTTGAAATAACCGTTTTAATAAAATGATCCATATCCATGTTTTTAGCTAAGTAATTTGCTGTATCGTTTGAACGATTTCCGTAGTATTGATGTAATGAAATATAATCAATTTCATTGTAAGCAATATCTAATGTCGTTGCTTCATATTCAGGAAATGTTGGCATTCCTGTATTCGAGCTACCACAAGCAACCAGCTCAATAGAAGGATCTACTAGTTTCATTGCCTTTCCTGTTTCTTGAGCAATACGACCATATTCATATGCTGTTTTATGTCCAACCTGCCATGGTCCATCCATTTCATTACCTAAACACCATGTTTTAATGTTATGGGGTTGCTCGTAACCATGCGATCTTCTTAGATCACTATAATAGGTTCCACTAGGGTGATTTGTATATTCTAATAAATTACGCGCAGCATCAATTCCTCTTGTTCCAAGGTTGACTGCCATCATCACATCTGAATTAGCTTTCTTAGCCCAATCCACAAATTCGTTGGTTCCCATTTCATTTGTTTCTGTTGTTCTCCACGCAAGCTCTAAACGTCGTGGACGATCCTTTTTAGGGCCTACTCCATCCTCCCAGTTATAAGCAGAAACCATATTCCCGCCTGGATAACGTACAATTGGAACTTGTAGCTCTTTTACTAGTTCTATTACATCTTTTCTAAAGCCTTGCTCATCTGCTTCGGGATGCCCAGGTTCATATATACCTCCATAAACCGCGCGTCCTAAATGTTCAATAAAAGAACCATAAATTCTTTCATCTACTTTTGCAATTTGATAATTCTTATCTAGTATCATTTTCGCTTTATTCTTACTCATGGTAACCTAGCTCCTTTTAATAAAATTGAGAATACAATTACTTTATAAATGAAATCAAACCCAACTGTATACGCTTACAAATAAGTAAAATTACTTTTTTGAGTTACAAACAGTTATAAGCTGTCTATATCTACGTTACACTTTTCATAATAGGTAACACACATTTTATTAAAACGTACGTATATATTTCAACATTTTCATTATATATAGTTATCAATGTTTTATCAACAGTTTTACTTTAATTTAATAAAATTTCGCGATAGTTTATAACGTTCTTGGGAGAGTTGACGAGTTAAAAAGTCCTTTTAAAAGAGCTCGTCACACAAAAACATTGGTGTACATAAATTGATTGGCATCCTATTATGTAAGGGTTAAAACTATGAACTAAAAATAACACAGTAGATATAACAAAAGTTTATCCCATTCCCCAAAATGAGGTTTACGATAAACTCTGGTAACCATAAACTACTATTAAATTAATTACCATCGCTAATAGGAGTTTTTTGAGAAAATGATTTCGAAGCAATTTTCATTGCAAAAAAGCCAAAAATACTAATACCGAAAACAGGAATTAATCCAGATATTTTTTGATACATATATGCTAATACAATAAAACCTAACAATAAAAAGACAGTTTGAAGAGGTTTAGCTAAAACTAAAATAATTGAATACTTAAAGTACTCTAATATTTTTAATTCATAATGTGAAAAGATGGGGAATAGATAGAAATTTATTAAAGCATATATTACTAAAATAACATACAAAGAAATAGTTATTATTTGATTGAGTATCGAGCTGTCTAATTGTTGTATAACCCTTATATCAATAATTAAGACAAAACCAATCACTAAAGAGATATAGCCTATAATGTTTGATTTTATAAGAGAAGTTTTATAGCCTTCCCAAAAAGTTTTGAATATTGGTGTATCTTCAGATTCTATTATTAGCTTTCTTAATACATTAAACATAGCAGCAGTAGCTGGAAAAACCCCTACAATAATTAAACCGAGTAAAGAAAAGAAAAACCAAAGTAAGTTAAGGTAAAATAATTTTAATCCTAATTCACCAATACGAATATACCATTCAAAACCGCCCATATATAACCCTCCTGCCTGTAATGGAAAACATGTTGTTTGACTAATTAAAACATAAGTTACAAACAAAATATACAAGTCTAATGAAAAGTGATATACCCCTCATTTTATATAATGCTTTTAATTATTTCTTTTAAAAAATAGTATTCTTATAAGCTACCGCCCACAAAAACTTCTTACACGATTATCCTATACGCACAAGATATCATCAGTAGAACTTAGAGTCAACGAGCTGAGGCTAAATGGATTTACAATTAACGGAAAATTCAGCCCATTGCCTATTATATGACCTCCATCTTACTCTAAAGCGATACACATTATTATTAGTCTCTCATCTAATTGTGTTCTTATAATTAATAATAGCTATCTAATTTTATAGATAGCTATATCTTTTCAGCCTTATTAACCTTTTACAGAACCGATCATAACACCTTTCTCAAAGTACTTTTGAATAAGCGGGTATAATATTAAGATTGGGAGAGATGAAACGATAATTACACCATATTTAATTTGGTCAGCATACCTTTGTGCATAACCTCCGCCAGTACCACCACTACCAGCTCCTTCCTGGAATACTTGGTTAGAAAGTAGTATATCCCTTAAAACAATCTGTAGTGGTTGCAAATTATAATCTCTAATATAGATTAACCCTGTAAAGAAGTCATTCCAATGCCAAACTAAGTAATACAAACCTATTACAGATATAACCGCTTTAGAAAGAGGTAATACTATTTTCCAAAAGAATTTAAAGTGTGAACATCCATCAATGGAAGCTGCCTCAAACATTTCTTTAGGTATTGTACTTTCAAAAAATGTCCTCGTTATTATAAGGTTAAAGATATTAACTGTTAATGGATTAAATATAAAAACCCACATTGTATCAATAATACCTATATCCTTCATTAATAGATAAGTAGGGATTAAACCACCATTAAAAAACATTGTAAATATAAAGAAAAACATTAACGGTCGTCTAGCTCGGAATTCTTGTCTTGAAAGAACATACGCTGCTGGCAATGTTAATAATAGATTAACAAAAGTACCACCCACAGCATATATTAGTGTGTTTCTATAACCTATCCATATTCGAGAGTCCTGAAAAATCTCTTGATATCCAAATAAACTAAAACCTTTAGGAAATAGTAACACTTGACCTGTTGATACAAGCGTTGAATCACTTACTGATGCTATAACAATGAAATATAGTGGATACGCAACCACTAAAAACATTAAAATTGCCAGTATATAAACAACAACATCAAAAATTATATCTGATTTTTTTCTTTTTTTTATTTTTTCCAGAAGTTTCATTGTATTTTCCTCCTTGCCATGTAAGGGTAAGTCCTACCATAAACTGATTTTGAAGAACCTCTTAGCAATATAGTTCATAAGCAATAGTAATGAGAAGTTTATTAGGGTATTAAATAAACCAATAGCTGCCGCATAACTAAACTGATTAGAAATGATACCAATCTTATACACATAGGTTTCAATAACCTCAGATACTGGTAAGTTTAGTGAATTCTGCATTAAAAATATTTTCTCAAAACCAGTACTTATAGCTGTACCCATATTTAAAATCAACAAAATGATTATCGTCGGGACAATTGCAGGGAGTTCAACATTCTTAATTATTTGCCATCTACTTGCTCCATCTACTTTAGCCGAATCATAAAGTTGTGGATCAACACTAGATAAAGCTGCTAAATAGATAATACTGTTCCACCCTACATGTTGCCAAACATCAGATAAGACATAAACAGGTACAAAAGCTTTAACAGAAGCTAATAAATTTGTATCTTCAAAACCAAACGCACTTACTGCAAGACCTATTAATCCATTATTAGGAGATAACAAAACATTTAGTAAACCTACTAATACAACAATTGAAATGAAGTGTGGTAAATATACTGTTGTTTGTAAAATCTTTTTGCCTTTTTTCCAAGTAATTTGATTGATTATTAACGCTAAAATTATCGGAGCTGGAAAACCGATTATAATTGTAGTTAAACTGATTAATAATGTATTTCGTAATAGGTCCCAAAACATATGACTATTAATGAATTGTTCAAAATACTTTAATCCTACCCACTCTCCACCAGTTAATCCAGCAGTGAAATCATACTCTCTGAAAGCCAATTGAATACCATACATGGGAATATAATTGAATATAATCACTACTATTATTGCAGGTAAGATAAGCAACCATAATTGATAATCTTCTACTATCGTTTTAAAGAAATTCTTTTTCTTCTTAGGACTAATACTAGTTGGT
The nucleotide sequence above comes from Paraliobacillus zengyii. Encoded proteins:
- a CDS encoding sn-glycerol-1-phosphate dehydrogenase, whose protein sequence is MEIPIQMHQLMKEVGVEDIVLPELTVEKNALLKIAPFLKEKNLLQVVMVVDQPTYKAAGQQLEKLLEKEKISYKIVLLKENQHGQVLANEEALVQLLVETPSNAQAFLAVGSGTIHDTVRFVSNKMGKPFISIPTAASVDGFTSKGAPLILRGVKTTIQTASPLAVFADLDVLVAAPEELTAAGFGDILGKYTSLLDWKISDLVGQEPYYSIAAEMTRKSLETCVHQIDKIAAHDEEGIKVLIQALIESGLVMLILDFSRPASGGEHHLSHYWEMDLIQKDAEQLLHGAKVGVATAIISDLYKQMANQLELNDLNPNKKYTKELIESWPEIKLMIDELPSAKELRSMLDSIGGPSTTDALGLSDQLIQSSLNEAQHIRDRCTGLLLVNNLKQDTIKYPIEKLNIKR
- a CDS encoding alpha-N-arabinofuranosidase, producing METKVVVNADVSRGIINKNIYGQFSEHLGRCIYEGLWVGEDSPIPNTNGIRNDVLHALKELNIPILRWPGGCFADEYHWKDGIGPREGRKRMVNTHWGGLVENNHFGTHEFMMLCDLLETEPYINGNVGSGTVQEMSEWVEYMTFDGESPMANWRKENGKEEAWKLTYFGVGNENWGCGGNMRPQYYADLYRRFQTYVRNYGDNKIFKIAGGPNVDDYNWTEVLMRDATHLMDGLSLHYYVHPGGFENKGSATNFSETEWEVSMQKTVYMEELIEKHSTIMDKYDPEKRVHLIVDEWGGWYDVEPGTNPGFLYQQNTVRDALIAGVTLNIFNNHNERVQMANIAQMVNVIQAMVLTEEDKMLLTPTYHIFNMYKVHQDAERIALDIDTKMLEIDGKEYPQVSASASKANGVVNISLCNLDKDEKVTLDLDLRGVDFSDVTGEVVTSEKMNDYNSFENPDKIKPVDFKAIKVNEDKVTIELPAMSVVVLHVK
- a CDS encoding glycoside hydrolase family 27 protein; its protein translation is MKHHQYAMTPPMGWNSWDCYGATVTEEEVKGNADYMATYLKDSGWEYVVVDIQWSESGAVSSAYRPFIPLKMDQYSRLIPAENRFPSSAAGRGFKPLADYIHDLGLKFGIHIMRGIPRQAVHQDTNLLGTNVTAREIAKPNSICPWNTDMYGIDHTKEGAQAYYDSLFQLYVEWNVDFVKVDDIADSKIYGAHVDEIKMIRKAIDRCGRPMVLSLSPGPASLENASLLEENANMWRMTDDFWDMWPPLYDMFDRCYKWSKNAGPGHWPDADMLPLGHIGIRSVDGGASDRYTRFTKDEQITMMTLWMIFRSPLMFGGELRDNDTFTNSLLTNKKVLHMYQTSYNARQVYREDEKVTWTTRGSDGLIYVALFNIGEIKTDIAVTWNELEINGKDVLQIEDLWEENEVNVAHDKISFELRPHAAILLKVTVA
- a CDS encoding alpha-N-arabinofuranosidase, with product MSKNKAKMILDKNYQIAKVDERIYGSFIEHLGRAVYGGIYEPGHPEADEQGFRKDVIELVKELQVPIVRYPGGNMVSAYNWEDGVGPKKDRPRRLELAWRTTETNEMGTNEFVDWAKKANSDVMMAVNLGTRGIDAARNLLEYTNHPSGTYYSDLRRSHGYEQPHNIKTWCLGNEMDGPWQVGHKTAYEYGRIAQETGKAMKLVDPSIELVACGSSNTGMPTFPEYEATTLDIAYNEIDYISLHQYYGNRSNDTANYLAKNMDMDHFIKTVISTCDYIKAKHRSKKSINLSFDEWNVWYHSNDADKKIEPWSIAPPQLEDHYNFEDALLVGSMLITFLQHADRVKMACLAQLVNVIAPIMTENNGRSWKQTIFYPYMHASIYGRGFSLKPILTSPKYDSKDFTDVPYIDSAAVYNEEKEEVTIFIVNKHLESSIPIDIDVRSFEDYQLVEHIVLENDDMKAVNTASHQAVSPNFNKESKLSDGSLSALLGKASWNVIRLKK
- a CDS encoding YesL family protein, producing MGGFEWYIRIGELGLKLFYLNLLWFFFSLLGLIIVGVFPATAAMFNVLRKLIIESEDTPIFKTFWEGYKTSLIKSNIIGYISLVIGFVLIIDIRVIQQLDSSILNQIITISLYVILVIYALINFYLFPIFSHYELKILEYFKYSIILVLAKPLQTVFLLLGFIVLAYMYQKISGLIPVFGISIFGFFAMKIASKSFSQKTPISDGN
- a CDS encoding carbohydrate ABC transporter permease, encoding MKLLEKIKKRKKSDIIFDVVVYILAILMFLVVAYPLYFIVIASVSDSTLVSTGQVLLFPKGFSLFGYQEIFQDSRIWIGYRNTLIYAVGGTFVNLLLTLPAAYVLSRQEFRARRPLMFFFIFTMFFNGGLIPTYLLMKDIGIIDTMWVFIFNPLTVNIFNLIITRTFFESTIPKEMFEAASIDGCSHFKFFWKIVLPLSKAVISVIGLYYLVWHWNDFFTGLIYIRDYNLQPLQIVLRDILLSNQVFQEGAGSGGTGGGYAQRYADQIKYGVIIVSSLPILILYPLIQKYFEKGVMIGSVKG
- a CDS encoding ABC transporter permease yields the protein MSESAKEVSQPTSISPKKKKNFFKTIVEDYQLWLLILPAIIVVIIFNYIPMYGIQLAFREYDFTAGLTGGEWVGLKYFEQFINSHMFWDLLRNTLLISLTTIIIGFPAPIILALIINQITWKKGKKILQTTVYLPHFISIVVLVGLLNVLLSPNNGLIGLAVSAFGFEDTNLLASVKAFVPVYVLSDVWQHVGWNSIIYLAALSSVDPQLYDSAKVDGASRWQIIKNVELPAIVPTIIILLILNMGTAISTGFEKIFLMQNSLNLPVSEVIETYVYKIGIISNQFSYAAAIGLFNTLINFSLLLLMNYIAKRFFKISLW